The genomic interval GAATTCGTTTTGTACAGCAGCGGCTTCATCTGCTTTACGCTTGTTCTCACCGATAATTTTTGCATCCCTGCTCACCAGGGCAACATAAGTCTGAAGCAATTGATAAGTGGATTCTACCCTTTTCTGATAAGTCTTTAACATATGTGTTTCTGGCATAAAGCCAATGGTATTATGTAAGGCTGCATAACCAGTTGAGTAACGTGGAGTCTCCAGAAAGCCAATAATTCCGGCATCTGGTGTATTTTCTATCGAGTTAATATAAGGAATGAGTTCATATCCTTTTTTCTTCATTCCTGCATACAAAGCAGGAACCATAGTTTTGGTCAGGTACTCTGATAAAATAGGATTTAACTTGTCTTTTTGTGTCGGGATAAGTGTCATCGTATATTGATAATCAGCGCCGTTACTAGTATGTGTATCTACAAAGATCTCCGGCTGCCAGGTATTGAATATTTCCTGAAAGGCGGCAGAATTCCTGGAGTCCGTTTTAATGAAATCTCTGTTCAGATCATAATTTTTACTGTTTCCTCTGAACCCATAAGCTTCAGGGCCATTTTGATTTGCTCTGGAAGTACTGCTGCGGTTAAATGAGCCGTCTATGTTGTAAATTGGAATGATACAGACCACAACGTTGTCAGGCAGATGATTATCTTTTAATAAGTCTCTTGCCAGCAGCATTGATGCGTCTATACCTTCAGGTTCACCAGGATGAATCCCGTTATTAATTAATAATATTCTTTGATTATTCTTTTTGAGTTCGGCAGGATCAAAGACTTTATGCTTTGACAAGACCAGAAGATGAAGCGGTTTCCCAAAATCAGTCATTCCATAAGAAAGGAGTTTTGCCTGCGGAAATACTTCAGCCAGCTGTTTATAATAAGCGATAGCCTGCTCATAAGTAGCCGTTTGATTTTTATTACCAAGCTCGTAAGGCGTTTGCTGTGCAAATGTTTCCATCGTTAACAGAATTAAAGACAGTAAAAGATATTTCATTGATACATATTTATAAATTACTCTGCATTTCTCAGACTAAAAGCGTCTGAATGTATTCTTATACAATCCCATTTTTCCGAAACTGTATTTGAATCCAATAGTATAAAAATTATAGATATCGGGTTTCCCGGATTTATGGGTTACGGA from Pedobacter sp. WC2423 carries:
- a CDS encoding M14 family metallopeptidase; its protein translation is MKYLLLSLILLTMETFAQQTPYELGNKNQTATYEQAIAYYKQLAEVFPQAKLLSYGMTDFGKPLHLLVLSKHKVFDPAELKKNNQRILLINNGIHPGEPEGIDASMLLARDLLKDNHLPDNVVVCIIPIYNIDGSFNRSSTSRANQNGPEAYGFRGNSKNYDLNRDFIKTDSRNSAAFQEIFNTWQPEIFVDTHTSNGADYQYTMTLIPTQKDKLNPILSEYLTKTMVPALYAGMKKKGYELIPYINSIENTPDAGIIGFLETPRYSTGYAALHNTIGFMPETHMLKTYQKRVESTYQLLQTYVALVSRDAKIIGENKRKADEAAAVQNEFPLSWKLNETTYELITFKGFAAKYKPSAVSGADRLYYDRNDPYTKKIKYWNKFEPQFTVAKPAAYVIPKAWDKVIGLLKLNGVKVQELREDQELAVDVYYIEDYKTASRPYEGHYIHNNVQVSTKKQNLKFYKGDYLVYVNQPQNRYIMETLEPEATDSFFNWNFFDSILDQKEHYSAYVFEDTAAELLKDNPELKARLNQKKIKDSTFAQNPSAQLEFVYQNSNYYEKTYLRYPIARLQ